One window from the genome of Mumia sp. ZJ1417 encodes:
- a CDS encoding YibE/F family protein, with amino-acid sequence MTHDLHSHFGTGEDEGRRGLATVLAGVVGALALVLGVAVWVLWPDADDVAKAPNPYGTQGVSIVSGTVTDVRAIDCGGGAVGPDGLPAVEGDCGELLVRTAGDESATVTVQPAVFRTGMEVGDSVELVRVEPEGATEPTFEFLDFDRGIPLVWLGLACAGVIVAVARWRGLLAIVGVVATIGAIVVFVLPALLAGENPLIVAVVGSSTIMLVVLYLVHGVSIRTTAALFGTLIGIALTAVLGWFTTDWTHLTGISSEDDQILMAVAGQISLSGVVTASMVIAGLGVLNDVTVTQASAVWELRAAQPEASRRSTFVSAMRIGRDHIASSVYTLVFAYAGTAMTVLLLVAAYDRSLIEIAGTEQVGAEIARTLVGLIGLVLAVPATTAIAAALAPAPSEPAPDVIPDEGHDPRLV; translated from the coding sequence GTGACCCACGACCTCCACAGCCACTTCGGGACCGGCGAGGACGAGGGGCGGCGCGGCCTGGCGACCGTGCTCGCCGGCGTCGTCGGAGCGCTGGCCCTCGTGCTCGGCGTCGCAGTCTGGGTCCTGTGGCCGGACGCGGACGACGTCGCCAAAGCACCCAACCCGTACGGGACGCAGGGCGTGTCGATCGTGTCCGGCACGGTCACCGACGTACGTGCCATCGACTGCGGCGGCGGAGCGGTCGGGCCCGACGGGCTGCCTGCCGTCGAGGGTGACTGCGGTGAGCTGCTCGTACGGACGGCGGGCGACGAGTCCGCGACCGTGACCGTCCAGCCGGCGGTGTTCCGTACGGGTATGGAGGTCGGCGACTCCGTCGAGCTCGTACGGGTCGAGCCCGAGGGCGCCACCGAGCCGACGTTCGAGTTCCTCGACTTCGACCGCGGTATACCGCTCGTCTGGCTCGGCCTCGCGTGCGCGGGCGTCATCGTCGCTGTCGCGCGGTGGCGAGGTCTGCTCGCGATCGTCGGAGTGGTCGCCACGATCGGCGCGATCGTGGTGTTCGTCCTGCCCGCGCTGCTCGCCGGCGAGAATCCGCTCATCGTCGCGGTCGTGGGGTCGAGCACGATCATGCTCGTCGTCCTCTACCTCGTCCACGGCGTCTCGATCCGCACCACCGCGGCACTGTTCGGGACGTTGATCGGCATCGCACTGACAGCAGTCCTGGGATGGTTCACGACCGACTGGACCCACCTGACGGGCATCTCGTCGGAGGACGACCAGATCCTCATGGCGGTCGCGGGGCAGATCAGCCTGTCGGGTGTCGTCACGGCGTCGATGGTGATCGCGGGGCTCGGTGTCCTCAACGACGTCACGGTGACGCAGGCCAGCGCGGTGTGGGAGCTGCGGGCCGCTCAGCCCGAGGCGAGCCGGCGCAGCACGTTCGTGTCGGCGATGCGGATCGGGCGCGACCACATCGCCTCCAGCGTCTACACGCTGGTCTTTGCGTACGCGGGCACGGCGATGACGGTGCTGCTGCTCGTCGCCGCGTACGACCGCTCGCTGATCGAGATCGCTGGGACCGAGCAGGTCGGTGCCGAGATCGCACGGACTCTCGTCGGACTCATCGGCCTCGTGCTCGCGGTGCCGGCGACGACGGCGATCGCCGCCGCGCTCGCTCCCGCTCCCTCCGAACCCGCCCCGGACGTCATCCCGGATGAGGGTCACGACCCTCGTCTCGTATGA
- a CDS encoding 4a-hydroxytetrahydrobiopterin dehydratase — MDAPDASDSLMSDAEIAEALLERPAWVRDGDTIVRSVRAPTYIDGIALVDAVAAIAEEADHHPDITIRWREVTFILTTHSASGLTARDFTLAGVIDVIADAAGDT, encoded by the coding sequence ATGGACGCACCCGACGCCTCCGACAGCCTGATGAGCGACGCAGAGATCGCCGAGGCTCTCCTGGAGCGGCCTGCATGGGTCCGCGACGGCGACACGATCGTCCGCTCCGTCCGCGCACCCACCTACATCGACGGGATCGCACTGGTGGATGCGGTCGCCGCCATCGCCGAGGAAGCCGACCACCACCCCGACATCACCATCCGCTGGCGCGAGGTCACGTTCATCCTGACGACACATTCCGCCAGCGGGCTGACGGCCAGGGACTTCACTCTCGCCGGGGTGATCGACGTGATCGCCGACGCCGCCGGCGACACCTGA
- a CDS encoding (deoxy)nucleoside triphosphate pyrophosphohydrolase, with amino-acid sequence MDPRSTEPAPVPAVVVGVALLRGGRVLAARRTSPPALAGGWEFPGGKVEPGESEAKAVRREVAEELRCEAAVVQRLDGEVPLAAGMVLRVYVGEVVSGDPVPTEHDRLRWLGPDELDDVPWLDADRPFLPEVAALLRRTHSEGAEAHFDEGDDADQVVAALRADGYEAVVRREGFAGEDDSEDRAWLVRVEGTAAADALAALVADVELAWMIDHAAPAPVPPPPLPTGPKRLKRKD; translated from the coding sequence GTGGATCCCCGAAGCACCGAACCCGCGCCGGTGCCGGCGGTCGTCGTCGGCGTGGCGCTGCTTCGCGGCGGTCGAGTGCTGGCGGCGCGGAGGACGTCACCGCCTGCGCTTGCCGGTGGATGGGAGTTCCCCGGGGGCAAGGTGGAGCCGGGTGAGAGCGAGGCCAAGGCGGTACGCCGTGAGGTCGCCGAGGAACTGCGGTGCGAGGCCGCAGTCGTTCAGCGTCTCGACGGCGAGGTCCCGCTGGCAGCGGGGATGGTGCTCCGCGTGTACGTCGGCGAGGTCGTGTCGGGTGATCCGGTGCCGACCGAGCACGACCGGCTCCGCTGGCTCGGCCCGGACGAGCTGGACGACGTGCCGTGGCTCGACGCCGACCGGCCGTTCCTGCCCGAGGTCGCCGCGCTCCTGCGTCGTACGCACAGCGAGGGCGCGGAGGCGCACTTCGACGAGGGCGACGACGCCGACCAGGTCGTGGCCGCGCTGCGGGCCGACGGGTACGAGGCTGTCGTACGGCGCGAGGGCTTCGCCGGCGAGGACGACAGCGAGGACCGCGCCTGGCTCGTACGGGTCGAGGGCACGGCCGCTGCCGATGCGCTGGCCGCGCTGGTCGCGGACGTCGAGCTCGCCTGGATGATCGACCACGCCGCGCCCGCGCCCGTACCACCTCCGCCGCTCCCGACCGGGCCGAAGCGGCTGAAGCGGAAAGACTGA
- a CDS encoding S9 family peptidase, whose amino-acid sequence MTTPSSESVSFPRLQARSLRFTLGVPRNLTVSPDGSRVFFVRTPDGSTRTGSLWSYDADSGQETCLVDASALLGTGGEELSPEERARRERSRESAAGIVAYAMDEACEVATFALSGRVWVSRTGSAGARALPTAGSAIDPRVDPTGRRIAYATDGALRVIGVDGTLDYPIAEPDGEHVVWGLAEFVAAEEMDRHRGFWWAPDGESLLVERYDESPVTTWHVADPADPSKAPVEHRYPAAGTDDALVTLWHVRLDGSRTEVAWDRERFPYLTRVSWTAHGDPLIQVMARDQKDAAVLAVELETGETTLVRGQSDEVWVDVMPGVPAYAPGGRLVTLEDHGDTKRLLVDGEPVSPPDLQLRAVVSLGAEGAIVTASEDPTQVHLYAVGYDGDTVALSDGPGVWSGTERGGTAVRIRAGMESPFPTITVMRRGETVGNLASHPLHPGLHPEVRFLEAGDDAIRTAVLFPRGHEHGNVASLPIIMNPYGGPHAQRVLHSAKPYLEAQWIADQGFCVVVADGRGTPGRGRAWDRAIRDDFAGVTLDDQIVALDSVADKYGTDVDTSRVGIMGWSYGGYLSALAVLRRPDVFHAAVAGAPVTEWRLYDTFYTERYLGHPDEQPEVYDANSLLTGIDPDVALPPLMIVHGMVDDNVVVAHTLRLSSALLAAGKAHSVLPLTGVTHMTPQEVVAENLAQLQVDFLRRALHA is encoded by the coding sequence ATGACGACCCCCTCCTCGGAGTCCGTGTCCTTCCCGCGTCTGCAGGCACGGTCGCTGCGTTTCACCCTCGGCGTCCCCCGCAACCTGACCGTGAGCCCGGACGGCTCCCGTGTGTTCTTCGTCCGCACGCCCGACGGCTCGACGCGGACGGGATCGCTGTGGTCGTACGACGCCGACAGCGGGCAGGAGACGTGCCTCGTCGACGCCTCGGCGCTGCTCGGTACCGGTGGCGAGGAGCTGTCTCCGGAGGAGCGGGCCCGGCGCGAGCGCAGCCGTGAGTCGGCGGCGGGCATCGTCGCGTACGCGATGGACGAGGCGTGCGAGGTCGCGACGTTCGCGCTGTCCGGCAGGGTCTGGGTGAGCCGTACGGGCTCCGCAGGGGCTCGCGCGCTCCCGACGGCCGGCTCCGCGATCGACCCTCGGGTGGACCCGACAGGACGCCGCATCGCCTACGCGACCGACGGCGCGCTGCGGGTGATCGGGGTGGACGGGACGCTCGACTACCCGATCGCCGAGCCTGACGGCGAGCACGTCGTGTGGGGGCTCGCCGAGTTCGTGGCGGCCGAGGAGATGGACCGTCACCGCGGCTTCTGGTGGGCGCCCGACGGCGAGTCGCTGCTGGTCGAGCGGTACGACGAGTCGCCGGTCACGACCTGGCACGTCGCCGATCCCGCCGACCCGTCGAAGGCGCCGGTCGAGCACCGCTACCCCGCCGCCGGCACCGACGACGCCCTCGTGACGCTGTGGCACGTGCGCCTGGACGGTTCACGCACCGAGGTCGCGTGGGACCGCGAGCGCTTCCCCTACCTCACCCGCGTGTCGTGGACCGCTCACGGCGACCCGCTGATCCAGGTCATGGCGCGCGACCAGAAGGACGCCGCCGTCCTCGCCGTCGAGCTCGAGACGGGCGAGACGACGCTGGTGCGCGGCCAGAGCGACGAGGTGTGGGTCGACGTGATGCCCGGCGTCCCCGCGTACGCGCCCGGAGGCCGCCTCGTCACGCTCGAGGACCACGGCGACACCAAGAGGCTCTTGGTCGACGGCGAGCCGGTGTCGCCTCCGGACCTGCAGCTTCGCGCCGTGGTGTCGCTCGGCGCCGAGGGCGCGATCGTGACGGCGTCCGAAGACCCGACGCAGGTCCACCTCTATGCGGTCGGCTACGACGGCGACACGGTCGCGCTGTCCGACGGGCCCGGCGTGTGGAGCGGCACCGAGCGCGGGGGCACCGCGGTGCGCATCCGCGCCGGCATGGAGTCGCCGTTCCCGACGATCACCGTGATGCGCCGCGGCGAGACGGTCGGCAACCTCGCCTCCCACCCGCTACACCCGGGCCTGCACCCGGAGGTGCGGTTCCTCGAGGCTGGCGACGACGCCATCCGTACGGCAGTGCTGTTCCCACGCGGTCACGAGCACGGCAACGTCGCGAGCCTGCCGATCATCATGAACCCGTACGGAGGCCCCCACGCGCAGCGCGTCCTGCACTCCGCCAAGCCCTACCTCGAGGCGCAGTGGATCGCCGACCAGGGCTTCTGCGTCGTCGTCGCCGACGGGCGCGGGACGCCGGGGCGTGGTCGGGCGTGGGACCGCGCGATCCGCGACGACTTCGCCGGTGTGACGCTGGACGACCAGATCGTCGCGCTCGACTCGGTAGCCGACAAGTACGGCACGGACGTCGACACGTCGCGCGTCGGGATCATGGGCTGGTCGTACGGCGGCTACCTGTCGGCCCTCGCGGTGCTGCGTCGCCCTGACGTCTTCCATGCGGCGGTGGCGGGCGCGCCAGTGACCGAGTGGCGCCTGTACGACACGTTCTACACGGAGCGCTACCTCGGGCATCCCGACGAGCAGCCCGAGGTCTACGACGCGAACTCGCTGCTGACCGGGATCGATCCCGACGTCGCGCTTCCGCCGCTGATGATCGTGCACGGCATGGTTGACGACAACGTCGTGGTCGCGCACACCCTGCGGCTGTCGTCGGCGCTGCTGGCCGCAGGCAAGGCGCACAGCGTGCTGCCGCTGACCGGGGTCACGCACATGACGCCGCAGGAGGTCGTCGCGGAGAACCTCGCGCAGCTGCAGGTCGACTTCCTGCGCCGCGCCCTCCACGCCTGA
- a CDS encoding zinc-binding dehydrogenase, whose product MDLVAHPPPLLPCGGRRMKAVTCHEGRLALEHVPDPVPGRGQVLIEVTRCGICGSDLHARTHSDLTADGAAEIGYDAFMRSSQSVVMGHEFTGRILSYGPGCREAWPVGTRVVSLPVLEQEDGVHLTGLSVRAPGGFAERMLVSEALTIPIPDGVSDDRAATTEPLAVAHHAVRRAEIGKREVAIVIGCGPIGLAVILMLKAAGVRTVVASDLSAGRRALARACGADVVVDPREQSPWTSYGERRGHLRTAPSLMELGLSTMKTLRRVPGLPWWRVMRAAEKVGATPKGPVVFECVGTPGMIEDLISHAPLLSRIVVVGVCMEADTFRPSMAINKEIDLRFVFAYGPDEFYETLRMIADGTVDPTPLVTGTVGLAGIPSAFDALGDPDRHAKILVDPTSDATAP is encoded by the coding sequence ATGGACCTCGTCGCGCACCCGCCGCCCCTCCTCCCGTGCGGCGGCCGGCGAATGAAGGCCGTCACCTGCCACGAGGGCCGGCTCGCGCTCGAGCACGTCCCCGACCCCGTACCAGGGCGTGGTCAGGTCCTCATCGAGGTCACGCGCTGTGGCATCTGCGGCTCCGACCTGCACGCCCGTACGCACAGCGACCTCACGGCCGACGGTGCCGCCGAGATCGGCTACGACGCGTTCATGCGCTCATCGCAGTCGGTCGTGATGGGCCACGAGTTCACCGGACGGATCCTCTCGTACGGACCAGGCTGCCGCGAGGCCTGGCCGGTCGGCACCCGCGTCGTCTCGCTGCCCGTGCTCGAGCAGGAGGACGGCGTCCACCTGACCGGGCTGTCCGTACGGGCGCCAGGCGGCTTCGCGGAGCGGATGCTCGTCTCGGAGGCGCTGACGATCCCGATCCCCGACGGTGTCAGCGACGACCGCGCGGCCACGACAGAGCCGCTCGCGGTCGCGCACCACGCGGTCCGCCGCGCCGAGATCGGCAAGCGCGAGGTCGCGATCGTCATCGGGTGCGGCCCGATCGGCCTCGCGGTGATCCTCATGCTCAAAGCCGCCGGCGTCCGTACGGTCGTCGCGAGCGACCTCTCGGCCGGACGCCGCGCCCTCGCACGCGCCTGCGGCGCCGACGTGGTCGTGGACCCGCGCGAGCAGTCTCCGTGGACCTCGTACGGCGAGCGCCGCGGCCACCTGCGGACGGCGCCGAGCCTGATGGAGCTCGGCCTCTCGACGATGAAGACCCTGCGCCGCGTCCCGGGCCTGCCGTGGTGGCGGGTGATGCGGGCGGCGGAGAAGGTCGGCGCAACACCGAAGGGCCCGGTCGTCTTCGAGTGCGTCGGCACACCGGGGATGATCGAGGACCTCATCTCCCATGCCCCGCTGCTGTCGCGGATCGTCGTCGTCGGCGTCTGCATGGAGGCCGACACGTTCCGCCCGTCGATGGCGATCAACAAGGAGATCGACCTGCGGTTCGTCTTCGCGTACGGGCCGGACGAGTTCTACGAGACCCTGCGCATGATCGCCGACGGCACGGTCGACCCGACTCCTCTCGTGACCGGGACCGTCGGGCTCGCGGGCATCCCCTCGGCCTTCGACGCGCTGGGCGACCCCGACCGGCACGCCAAGATCCTCGTCGATCCCACGAGCGACGCCACCGCGCCCTGA
- a CDS encoding NAD(P)/FAD-dependent oxidoreductase: MADHTPDTRSVDVLIVGAGLSGIGMAYRLQERLPHLSYALVEARDAIGGTWDLFRYPGVRSDSDIFTLAFPFRPWSGDDSIVQGDDIRDYLEDTARESGILAHTRFSTRVVAADWSSEDARWRVRVATGPDSHEETYEARFVSFCSGYYDYEQPYDPGFAGVDDFEGTLVHPQFWPDDLDYAGKKVVVIGSGATAITIVPAMAQDAGHVTMLQRTPTYVLAQPKQDVIGNAIRKVLPARSGHLTVRAKNTALQWGLYQACRRLPDQMASLFRKGAVAAVGSEEIVDAHFTPPYAPWDQRLCISPGGDLFEVVREGTASVVTAHIDRFVENGVRLTDGRVVEADIVVTATGLSLKLLGGAALSVDGAPVDLSQRYAYRATMLSGVPNLSFCIGYINLSWTMRSDMTARLVSRIIERLDRSGDDTVTPVMDGTPASRPLFDMDSGYIRRGEHLQPRAVASYPWAMKQNVVVDAWHTNHAGLDDGLAWTSSRTRRPSSRAAAGE; the protein is encoded by the coding sequence ATGGCCGACCACACCCCCGACACACGCAGTGTCGACGTCCTCATCGTGGGCGCGGGCCTGTCTGGGATCGGGATGGCCTACCGCCTCCAGGAGCGCCTCCCCCACCTGTCGTACGCGCTCGTCGAGGCGCGGGACGCGATCGGCGGCACGTGGGATCTGTTCCGCTATCCCGGCGTACGCTCGGACTCGGACATCTTCACCCTCGCCTTCCCGTTCCGTCCCTGGAGCGGCGACGACTCGATCGTCCAGGGCGACGACATCCGCGACTACCTCGAGGACACCGCGCGCGAGAGCGGGATCCTCGCGCACACCCGCTTCTCCACGAGGGTCGTCGCCGCCGACTGGTCGTCCGAGGACGCCCGCTGGAGGGTCCGCGTCGCGACGGGTCCCGACAGCCACGAGGAGACGTACGAGGCGCGGTTCGTGTCGTTCTGTAGCGGCTACTACGACTACGAGCAGCCGTACGACCCCGGCTTCGCAGGCGTGGACGACTTCGAGGGCACGCTGGTCCACCCGCAGTTCTGGCCCGACGACCTCGACTACGCCGGCAAGAAGGTCGTCGTGATCGGCAGTGGCGCCACCGCGATCACGATCGTCCCGGCGATGGCCCAGGACGCCGGCCACGTCACGATGCTCCAGCGCACCCCGACCTACGTCCTGGCACAGCCCAAGCAGGACGTGATCGGCAACGCGATCCGCAAGGTGCTCCCTGCGCGCAGCGGCCACCTCACCGTCCGCGCGAAGAACACCGCGCTCCAGTGGGGGCTCTACCAGGCCTGCCGCCGACTGCCCGACCAGATGGCGTCGCTGTTCCGCAAGGGCGCGGTCGCCGCAGTGGGCTCGGAGGAGATCGTCGACGCCCACTTCACGCCCCCGTACGCGCCGTGGGACCAGCGCCTGTGCATCTCGCCCGGCGGCGACCTGTTCGAGGTCGTGCGCGAGGGCACGGCATCGGTCGTCACCGCGCACATCGACCGGTTCGTCGAGAACGGTGTGCGACTGACCGACGGACGGGTCGTCGAGGCCGACATCGTCGTCACCGCCACCGGGCTCTCACTCAAGCTTCTCGGCGGTGCCGCGCTGAGCGTCGACGGCGCGCCGGTGGACCTGTCGCAGCGCTACGCGTACCGGGCCACGATGCTCAGCGGGGTCCCCAACCTGTCGTTCTGCATCGGCTACATCAACCTGTCCTGGACGATGCGCTCGGACATGACCGCGCGCCTCGTCAGCCGCATCATCGAGCGTCTCGACCGCTCCGGCGACGACACCGTCACGCCGGTGATGGACGGCACCCCGGCCTCGCGGCCGCTGTTCGACATGGATTCCGGCTACATCCGCCGCGGCGAGCACCTGCAGCCGCGTGCGGTCGCCTCGTATCCGTGGGCGATGAAGCAGAACGTCGTCGTGGACGCCTGGCACACCAACCACGCCGGGCTCGACGACGGGCTCGCATGGACCTCGTCGCGCACCCGCCGCCCCTCCTCCCGTGCGGCGGCCGGCGAATGA
- a CDS encoding AraC family transcriptional regulator has product MATIRSAGVRGFRDVVTSLGADADALAVRVGLDPTVLDQDDVAVPDWKLAELLEVSAQVLGCPDLGLRMAQRHGLDMLGPLAVIIANSPTVDDALTSVSRYLRFHTDGISVSLRADPLHDPTTVALVYAVSLAEPVPVQALDSGIGFLHRAVQSLVAVDYELRSVHLPYDPVAPLAVYEEFFGAPVHPRAEAAYLRIPATLGDTAIAGADESNRRRALAYLEEAMPAESEDFAGRTRTIIHHTLAYLPPQMSYVARLLNVHERTLQRRLAAEGTGFAEIVDDVRRQKAHELLTRTDLPLARVSAALGFSEQATLTRSARRWWGSPPREIRGALR; this is encoded by the coding sequence GTGGCGACCATCCGATCGGCGGGGGTACGAGGGTTCCGCGACGTGGTCACGTCCCTGGGCGCGGACGCCGACGCGCTCGCCGTGCGGGTCGGGCTGGACCCCACCGTCCTGGACCAGGACGACGTCGCGGTCCCCGACTGGAAGCTCGCCGAGCTCCTCGAGGTGAGCGCCCAGGTGCTCGGCTGCCCCGATCTCGGCCTGCGGATGGCGCAGCGCCACGGGCTCGACATGCTCGGCCCGCTCGCGGTGATCATCGCGAACTCACCGACGGTGGACGACGCACTGACCTCGGTGTCGCGCTACCTGCGCTTCCACACCGACGGGATCTCGGTGTCGCTGCGGGCCGACCCGCTGCACGACCCGACGACGGTCGCGCTGGTGTACGCGGTCAGCCTCGCCGAGCCGGTTCCCGTCCAGGCGCTCGACTCGGGGATCGGGTTCCTCCACCGTGCGGTCCAGAGCCTCGTCGCGGTGGACTACGAACTGCGGTCGGTCCACCTCCCGTACGATCCCGTGGCACCGCTCGCGGTGTACGAGGAGTTCTTCGGCGCGCCGGTCCACCCGCGTGCCGAGGCCGCGTACCTGCGTATCCCCGCCACCCTCGGCGACACCGCGATCGCCGGCGCCGACGAGTCCAACCGGCGCCGGGCGCTCGCGTACCTCGAGGAGGCGATGCCCGCCGAGTCCGAGGACTTCGCGGGACGCACCCGCACGATTATCCACCACACCCTCGCCTACCTTCCCCCGCAGATGTCGTACGTCGCCCGCCTCCTCAACGTGCACGAGCGCACGCTCCAGCGCCGTCTCGCAGCGGAGGGCACGGGCTTCGCCGAGATCGTCGACGACGTCCGTCGCCAGAAGGCGCACGAGCTGCTGACCCGTACCGACCTGCCGCTGGCAAGGGTCTCGGCGGCGCTTGGCTTCTCCGAGCAGGCCACCCTGACCCGCAGCGCACGGCGGTGGTGGGGGTCGCCACCCCGCGAGATCCGCGGCGCCCTCCGCTGA
- the mshB gene encoding N-acetyl-1-D-myo-inositol-2-amino-2-deoxy-alpha-D-glucopyranoside deacetylase: MPEDLPDRRLLLVHAHPDDETIATGVIMAKYAAEGVGVTLVTCTLGEEGEVLVPELAHLASDRDDQLGAHRITERDAAMKILGVTDARWLGGAGTYRDSGMVWSETGAATVAPDVPANAFWLADLREAADHLVAMIREVRPQVLVTYDDFGNYGHPDHVQAHRVATYAVALAAVPSYRRDLGEPWDVAKVYWTTQSESWLRDGLRRLREAGDHTTFEGMDPEGDLSFMAVPDDKIAAVVTAEEYAETKLEAMRAYPTQIQVDSPFFALSNNLGAYVWGSEFFRIAKGTPVPDDDGFEHDLFAGTR, encoded by the coding sequence ATGCCCGAAGACCTTCCTGACCGGCGTCTGCTGCTCGTGCACGCGCATCCTGACGACGAGACGATCGCGACTGGTGTGATCATGGCGAAGTACGCGGCCGAGGGGGTCGGTGTCACGCTCGTGACCTGCACGCTCGGCGAGGAGGGCGAGGTCCTCGTCCCTGAGCTCGCGCACCTCGCCTCGGACCGTGACGACCAGCTCGGCGCGCACCGGATCACCGAGCGCGACGCCGCGATGAAGATCCTCGGCGTCACCGACGCCCGCTGGCTCGGCGGTGCGGGCACCTACCGGGACTCCGGCATGGTCTGGTCGGAGACGGGCGCGGCCACCGTCGCGCCGGACGTGCCCGCCAACGCGTTCTGGCTCGCCGACCTCCGCGAGGCGGCGGACCACCTCGTCGCCATGATCCGCGAGGTACGCCCGCAGGTCCTCGTGACGTACGACGACTTCGGCAACTACGGACACCCCGACCACGTGCAGGCGCACCGCGTCGCGACGTACGCGGTGGCGCTGGCCGCGGTGCCGTCGTACCGCCGCGACCTCGGCGAGCCGTGGGACGTCGCAAAGGTCTACTGGACGACCCAGTCGGAGTCGTGGCTGCGCGATGGGCTGCGGCGGCTGCGCGAGGCCGGCGACCACACGACGTTCGAGGGCATGGATCCCGAGGGCGATCTCTCGTTCATGGCCGTGCCCGACGACAAGATCGCGGCGGTGGTCACCGCCGAGGAGTACGCGGAGACCAAGCTCGAGGCGATGCGGGCGTATCCGACCCAGATCCAGGTCGACAGCCCGTTCTTCGCCCTGTCCAACAACCTCGGGGCGTACGTGTGGGGGTCCGAGTTCTTCCGGATCGCCAAGGGCACCCCGGTCCCCGACGACGACGGGTTCGAGCATGACCTCTTCGCGGGCACGCGGTAG
- a CDS encoding DUF6113 family protein, producing MTSSRARGRSRLALAWVAAAVLGAVLAVAGLAVHRHVDAGIPWGLVLALAAAFFATRAAGMLGGRAAAVALAAGYGAVLALTMSSRPEGDYLVAADALGYSFLLGAIAVLGIAVVLSVSGARHTSPGPAGHPRTLGS from the coding sequence ATGACCTCTTCGCGGGCACGCGGTAGATCCCGCCTCGCGCTCGCCTGGGTCGCAGCCGCCGTCCTCGGCGCCGTCCTGGCCGTCGCCGGTCTCGCCGTCCACCGCCACGTCGACGCGGGCATCCCGTGGGGGCTCGTCCTCGCCCTCGCCGCCGCGTTCTTCGCGACCCGCGCCGCGGGGATGCTCGGCGGGAGGGCGGCCGCGGTCGCGCTCGCGGCGGGGTACGGCGCGGTGCTGGCGTTGACGATGTCGAGCCGTCCTGAGGGCGACTACCTCGTCGCGGCGGACGCGCTGGGATACTCGTTCCTGCTCGGCGCGATCGCGGTGCTCGGCATCGCGGTGGTTCTCTCGGTGAGCGGCGCGCGTCACACCAGCCCCGGTCCGGCAGGTCATCCCCGTACCCTGGGTTCGTGA
- a CDS encoding flavin reductase family protein, which translates to MSSAPHPLDPATSRAFRDVLGRFASGVTVVTTVADGVDHAMTASAFCSVSLEPPLVLVVVDRRNRFHDAVLDSETWGVSVLAEDGQDDASWLARRGRPLEDQLDRVPHRRGDKTGAALLDRAIAWLECRTWQTYDGGDHTIVVGEVLDASVRADDDVPQDLGSGFAESRLGEPLLYYRSHYGALVRSPESEKNSGPTPAQQQR; encoded by the coding sequence GTGAGTTCTGCGCCGCATCCGCTCGATCCCGCCACGTCGCGCGCCTTCCGAGACGTCCTCGGGCGCTTCGCCAGCGGCGTCACCGTCGTGACGACCGTCGCCGACGGTGTCGACCACGCGATGACGGCGAGCGCGTTCTGCTCGGTGTCGCTCGAGCCGCCCCTCGTGCTCGTGGTCGTCGACCGTCGCAACCGCTTCCACGACGCGGTGCTCGACTCGGAGACGTGGGGGGTGTCGGTGCTGGCCGAGGACGGTCAGGACGACGCGTCCTGGCTCGCGCGCCGTGGGCGCCCGCTCGAGGACCAGCTCGACCGCGTGCCGCACCGCCGCGGCGACAAGACCGGTGCCGCGCTGCTCGACCGCGCGATCGCCTGGCTCGAGTGCCGGACGTGGCAGACCTACGACGGCGGCGACCACACGATCGTCGTCGGCGAGGTGCTCGACGCGTCGGTGCGCGCAGACGATGATGTCCCGCAGGATCTCGGCTCAGGATTCGCCGAGTCGCGCCTGGGCGAGCCGCTGCTCTACTACCGTTCACACTATGGGGCCCTCGTCCGCTCTCCGGAGAGCGAGAAGAACTCAGGCCCGACCCCGGCACAGCAGCAACGCTGA